The Fibrobacter sp. UWH4 genomic interval TCATCGAGCCGCTTACAACAGAACAAGGGAATCAAGGTATTTCCCAAGGGCGGACATGCAAAATTCCGTTATTCGATGGCAGCCGGAACTCATCCAACGACACAACAAATTTTGGATAACTGTCCCTGATTCTTTCTAGTGGAGCGTATTCTCGGGCAATGGTCGACTCGCCGTCCATCTTATAGGCTACCTGGATGTAAATGCGCGCGTCGTTCCTGATTGCGACAAAATCGACCTCGCTCCCATCCAATTCCCCGACATACACATCGTAGCCACGCCTGCGAAGTTCCAGATAAATGGCATTTTCAAAAAGATAACCCATTCCATACCCAAAACCCGCATACAGGTAATTGTGGAACGAAAAATCGTTCATGTAGTATTTGGCAGGACCGGACAGCGAATCCTTGCCACGAATGTTGAAGCGCGGACAGGAATGTATCAAGAAGGCGTTTTCCAAATACCCCGCATAGGTCGAGACAGTCTCGTAATTTGTTTTCCGCCCTTGCCCCTTAAGGCTCTTGACCACATTCGTGAAAGAAATCAAGTTCGAGGCATTATTCGAAAGAAAGACAAAAAGGTCGTTCAGCAGGGTAGCGTCCTTGATTCTGTAACGCTGCACGACATCGCGAAGCATCACGGAATCCTTCAGACTCTCGACATAGTTCCGTCGCATTTCCTCCGAATCAAGGTTGAACAGTTCGGGCAGGGCCCCATGCTGGACATAATCCGTAAAAGACGACGCATCCTGCGGCTTGCCGGTCAACTCGCAAAACTCGCCAAAACTGTATGGAAACACTTCAAACCGGACATACCGG includes:
- a CDS encoding ATP-binding protein, whose protein sequence is MNKEFLEFSAIKSAEDLQSLYAAYKSRFSPEGKTYLFIDEIQYIDGWERFVNARSQDFAEPCEVFISGSNSDILSGELSTMLSGRYVRFEVFPYSFGEFCELTGKPQDASSFTDYVQHGALPELFNLDSEEMRRNYVESLKDSVMLRDVVQRYRIKDATLLNDLFVFLSNNASNLISFTNVVKSLKGQGRKTNYETVSTYAGYLENAFLIHSCPRFNIRGKDSLSGPAKYYMNDFSFHNYLYAGFGYGMGYLFENAIYLELRRRGYDVYVGELDGSEVDFVAIRNDARIYIQVAYKMDGESTIAREYAPLERIRDSYPKFVVSLDEFRLPSNNGILHVRPWEIP